From one Sulfurimonas sp. genomic stretch:
- a CDS encoding EAL domain-containing protein encodes MNNKTTYTKITAKIILITLIFTLIGAFMYGEYMKKNAISNLAHVDAKKTSMLVFESLYSAMQKGWNKEDLKEIIIRLNRVDPTMKVDVYRTETVSEIFGAIERDKQAIGKNEDIQKAMKGEEILNISNSNFIKYYYPVVAKQDCLRCHTNAKESDVLGIIDVSYPVNNLKVSLDEMINFFIIFIVLFSLMIFLAIFVELNQYIIKPIKNFSNVIQSITKSHDMKKRVEVEDNIEEIDSIKDVFNTMLDSIEHQFYYDGLTGLENRRRLTEKLEEKKNSFLMIINIDSFQEINDLYGNEAGDAILKDFAGFLKENMFGSNALYRLHSDEFSYLCDKGMDIEEFKIFASMLSEKISHKNFKIDGNNEVSLSATFGISYGYETLLENADIALKIAKKNKKDFLVYDETMHMAKEYEKNFEWTKRLKKAIEDDRIVPLFQPIVDCKTQEIIKYEALIRMVDANGAYIAPIHFLELAKKNKLYHQLTKIMIEKTFEKFQHLPYSVSINLSVEDILNKDVNKFIMDKLKESSIGEKIVFEIIESEGIENFDQVLEFINSVKKYSVRIAIDDFGTGYSNFDYLMKLKVDYIKIDGSMIKGVDTDNNSQMITKTIVNFAKNMGIKTIAEFVHSKNVFTKVQELEVDFSQGYYFGEPTDNIT; translated from the coding sequence ATGAACAACAAGACAACATACACAAAAATAACCGCCAAGATAATATTGATAACACTTATTTTTACTTTAATAGGTGCTTTTATGTACGGAGAGTATATGAAAAAAAATGCCATATCCAATCTTGCGCATGTAGACGCCAAAAAAACAAGTATGTTGGTTTTTGAAAGCTTATATTCCGCTATGCAAAAAGGGTGGAATAAAGAGGATTTAAAAGAGATAATAATCAGATTAAACCGAGTAGATCCGACTATGAAAGTTGATGTTTACAGAACGGAGACGGTATCGGAAATTTTCGGCGCAATAGAAAGAGATAAACAGGCAATCGGCAAAAATGAAGATATACAAAAAGCTATGAAAGGCGAAGAGATATTAAATATATCCAATTCAAATTTTATAAAGTACTATTATCCGGTTGTGGCGAAACAAGATTGTCTTAGATGTCATACAAACGCAAAAGAGAGCGATGTTTTAGGTATTATAGATGTATCTTACCCCGTAAACAACTTAAAAGTATCATTGGATGAGATGATAAACTTTTTTATAATATTTATTGTTTTGTTTTCACTTATGATTTTTTTGGCAATTTTTGTCGAGCTTAATCAATACATTATCAAGCCGATTAAAAATTTCTCAAATGTAATTCAAAGTATAACCAAATCGCATGATATGAAAAAAAGAGTAGAAGTAGAAGACAACATAGAAGAGATTGACTCCATAAAAGATGTTTTTAATACTATGCTTGACTCAATTGAGCATCAATTCTATTATGACGGCTTAACGGGTTTGGAAAACAGAAGAAGATTGACCGAAAAGCTCGAAGAGAAAAAGAACTCATTTTTGATGATTATAAACATCGACTCTTTTCAAGAGATAAACGATCTATACGGAAATGAGGCAGGCGATGCGATACTGAAAGATTTTGCAGGATTTTTAAAAGAAAATATGTTTGGTAGCAACGCTTTGTACAGACTTCATTCGGACGAATTTTCATATCTATGCGACAAGGGAATGGACATAGAGGAGTTCAAAATATTTGCTTCGATGTTAAGCGAAAAAATTTCGCACAAAAATTTTAAAATTGACGGTAATAACGAAGTGAGTTTAAGTGCCACATTCGGTATCTCTTACGGATATGAAACGCTGCTGGAAAATGCGGATATAGCCTTAAAAATTGCAAAGAAAAACAAAAAAGACTTTTTGGTATATGATGAAACTATGCATATGGCAAAAGAGTATGAGAAAAACTTTGAATGGACGAAGAGATTAAAAAAAGCGATAGAAGATGATAGAATCGTCCCGCTGTTTCAGCCTATAGTAGATTGTAAAACGCAAGAGATTATAAAATATGAAGCATTAATTAGAATGGTTGATGCTAATGGGGCATATATAGCACCTATTCATTTTTTAGAACTTGCCAAGAAGAACAAACTTTATCACCAACTTACAAAAATAATGATTGAAAAGACATTTGAAAAATTTCAACATCTACCATACTCGGTATCAATCAATCTCTCCGTAGAAGATATTTTAAACAAAGATGTAAATAAATTTATTATGGATAAGCTAAAAGAGAGCTCAATCGGTGAAAAGATAGTATTTGAGATAATAGAATCTGAAGGTATAGAAAATTTTGACCAAGTTTTGGAGTTTATAAACAGCGTTAAAAAATATAGCGTAAGAATAGCAATAGATGATTTTGGAACAGGATACTCTAACTTTGATTATCTCATGAAGTTAAAAGTAGATTACATAAAGATAGACGGCTCAATGATAAAAGGCGTAGATACGGACAATAATTCTCAAATGATTACCAAGACAATCGTAAATTTTGCTAAAAATATGGGGATTAAAACAATAGCTGAGTTTGTACATTCTAAAAATGTTTTTACAAAAGTTCAAGAGCTTGAAGTCGATTTTTCACAGGGTTACTATTTTGGAGAACCGACTGACAATATCACTTAA